A region from the Algoriphagus machipongonensis genome encodes:
- a CDS encoding DUF2461 domain-containing protein translates to MRPYLKFLSELANHNSKEWMDANKKWYLECRGEFLEDVQVILKGLSEWEPAFEVFQPKDCVFRQNRDIRFSANKAPYKVNFAAYFSPKGKKSEGPGYYLHIQPGESFIGGGIWNPMGETLKKIRKEIDYSGAEMEQILADPNFNKTFGEMRGDKLKTSPREYEADHPYIELLRMKSFTVMTSLMDSQIDNGQFIQLALEKFKIMLPFQEFLTKAVEEVEDGSGIL, encoded by the coding sequence ATGAGACCTTACCTGAAGTTTTTATCTGAGCTAGCCAATCATAATTCTAAGGAATGGATGGATGCGAATAAGAAATGGTATCTCGAATGCAGAGGTGAATTTTTAGAAGATGTACAGGTGATTTTAAAAGGTTTGTCGGAATGGGAACCTGCATTCGAAGTTTTTCAACCAAAAGATTGTGTTTTCAGACAGAACAGAGATATCAGGTTTTCGGCAAATAAGGCTCCTTATAAAGTCAATTTTGCTGCCTATTTTTCTCCAAAAGGAAAAAAATCAGAGGGACCGGGATACTATCTTCATATTCAACCAGGAGAATCATTTATTGGTGGGGGGATCTGGAATCCCATGGGAGAAACGCTCAAAAAAATCAGAAAGGAAATTGATTATTCAGGAGCAGAAATGGAACAGATTTTAGCAGACCCAAACTTTAATAAAACCTTTGGAGAGATGAGAGGGGATAAGCTTAAAACTAGTCCTCGAGAATATGAAGCGGATCACCCATACATAGAATTACTTAGGATGAAGAGTTTCACAGTGATGACTTCTTTGATGGATTCCCAAATTGACAATGGCCAATTTATCCAGCTGGCATTGGAGAAATTCAAGATCATGCTTCCGTTTCAGGAATTCTTAACAAAAGCTGTGGAAGAAGTAGAAGACGGCTCAGGGATTTTGTAA
- a CDS encoding Cof-type HAD-IIB family hydrolase — MNIKAFCSDIDGTLLNADRDLSPRLKSVVNKFPSDFPVILASSRMPNAMRHLVRDLQKPEQPLICYNGGYVISAEGEILDSVTIPVPLVAKILDLCKNTNIHVSLYQGEDWYEEKDDYWSQREIRNTKTNCTWLPGNEVVQLWSKGDSGAHKVMCMGDSQEISWLFGELHFEHGNDLHLYRSSDTYLEIAPRSISKATGLIKILDHAFDFGMESVIAFGDNYNDIDLLQSVGYGVAVGNARPEVKAVAKEITTTNKEDGVAIVLEKLFLQNP; from the coding sequence ATGAATATTAAAGCTTTTTGTTCAGACATTGACGGCACCCTCCTCAATGCTGATCGTGATCTATCCCCTAGACTGAAATCTGTGGTCAACAAATTTCCTTCAGATTTCCCTGTAATTCTTGCAAGCTCTAGAATGCCAAATGCTATGCGTCATCTGGTCAGAGATTTGCAGAAACCTGAGCAACCTTTGATTTGCTATAATGGAGGCTATGTGATCAGCGCTGAAGGAGAAATCTTAGATTCTGTAACGATCCCTGTACCATTGGTCGCGAAGATTTTGGACCTCTGTAAAAATACCAATATCCATGTCAGCCTTTATCAAGGAGAGGACTGGTATGAAGAAAAGGACGATTATTGGTCCCAACGAGAAATTAGAAACACCAAAACAAATTGCACTTGGCTGCCTGGAAATGAAGTAGTTCAGCTATGGTCAAAAGGAGACTCAGGAGCTCATAAAGTGATGTGCATGGGGGATTCACAAGAGATCTCTTGGCTATTTGGGGAGTTGCATTTCGAACATGGAAACGATCTCCATCTTTATCGATCTAGTGACACTTACTTGGAAATCGCACCTAGATCCATTTCAAAAGCGACTGGTTTGATCAAAATCCTGGACCATGCTTTTGACTTCGGAATGGAGTCAGTGATAGCTTTCGGGGATAACTACAATGACATTGATTTGCTTCAATCTGTTGGTTATGGAGTGGCCGTTGGGAATGCCAGACCTGAGGTAAAAGCAGTTGCGAAAGAAATCACCACAACCAATAAAGAGGATGGCGTAGCAATAGTTTTAGAAAAATTATTTTTACAAAATCCCTGA